A single genomic interval of Hydrogenispora ethanolica harbors:
- a CDS encoding Rad52/Rad22 family DNA repair protein: MDDIMKRLQEPFLPEEIEWRVGSTNKEKTKGLALAYVTNRAIQDRLDNLFGVSGWKNEFREWKNNSQLCGISIKFGDEWITKWDGADDSNMEAIKGGLSDAMKRAAYQWGIGRYLYKLPAIWCEIEAVGNSFRLKSTPKLPPWALPTGHKGTQSSELKESQTQPQTSGTQTDAPKYHCKSCNAEIPEKVYKYQNLGLCYKCQKNRKTA, from the coding sequence TTGGATGACATCATGAAGCGCTTACAAGAACCATTTTTGCCTGAAGAAATCGAATGGCGTGTAGGTTCAACCAATAAGGAAAAAACAAAAGGGTTAGCGCTCGCCTACGTCACGAATCGAGCAATCCAAGATCGTCTTGACAATTTATTTGGTGTTAGCGGTTGGAAAAATGAATTCCGTGAGTGGAAAAACAACAGTCAGCTTTGCGGCATCTCAATTAAATTTGGTGACGAATGGATTACCAAATGGGATGGTGCGGATGATAGCAACATGGAGGCAATTAAGGGCGGATTGTCCGACGCCATGAAGCGGGCGGCATATCAGTGGGGTATTGGAAGATACCTCTACAAGCTACCGGCTATATGGTGTGAAATCGAGGCCGTGGGTAACAGTTTTAGGCTTAAATCAACCCCAAAATTACCTCCTTGGGCATTACCGACCGGACATAAAGGTACGCAGTCTTCAGAATTAAAGGAAAGTCAAACTCAACCACAAACGTCGGGAACTCAAACGGATGCACCTAAATATCATTGCAAGTCATGCAACGCTGAGATACCCGAAAAGGTATATAAATATCAAAATTTGGGATTGTGTTATAAATGCCAGAAAAATAGAAAAACAGCTTAA
- a CDS encoding helix-turn-helix domain-containing protein, producing the protein MEDLKKKVLNILKANCNGRQNAYTATRLAEHVGISERVVRKVIHELRQERVPVISSPGWPYSGFFLPTSEIEARQSMTHFYTRFQQMHEAIDGIEAGLKDWFSDQEKLELKESA; encoded by the coding sequence ATGGAAGACCTCAAAAAGAAAGTGCTTAATATCCTCAAAGCAAATTGCAACGGGCGGCAAAACGCCTATACAGCGACGAGGCTTGCTGAGCATGTAGGAATTTCAGAAAGAGTGGTCCGTAAGGTCATCCATGAGCTCCGGCAAGAACGGGTCCCGGTCATCTCATCTCCCGGGTGGCCCTATTCGGGATTCTTTCTTCCCACAAGTGAGATTGAAGCCCGGCAAAGCATGACCCATTTTTACACTCGATTCCAGCAAATGCATGAAGCTATTGACGGGATCGAAGCCGGGCTGAAAGACTGGTTCAGCGATCAAGAAAAGCTCGAGCTGAAAGAGAGCGCCTAA
- a CDS encoding helix-turn-helix domain-containing protein yields MDVIARIIELRDVKGYSTNKLAVLSDLTQSTLQSILSGRNQPSIVTLEKICNALDVSLSEFFSTEKSEFDPELRRLLNIAAKLSPNQRHQLQIFLETMIND; encoded by the coding sequence ATGGATGTCATTGCCCGCATTATTGAACTTCGGGACGTTAAGGGTTATAGCACAAATAAGCTTGCCGTACTATCGGATTTAACCCAGTCTACTTTACAATCAATACTTTCTGGTCGTAATCAGCCCAGCATTGTTACTCTTGAAAAAATTTGCAATGCTCTTGATGTCTCACTTTCAGAATTTTTCTCTACGGAAAAATCTGAATTTGACCCTGAATTACGTCGGCTTCTTAACATCGCCGCCAAGCTCTCGCCGAACCAGCGACACCAGTTGCAGATATTTCTTGAAACTATGATTAATGATTAA
- a CDS encoding DNA cytosine methyltransferase: MNEIIVDNFAGGGGASTGIEMAIGRSVDIAINHDPAAIAMHKANHPTTKHYCESVWDVDPVEAAAGRPVGLAWFSPDCKHFSKAKGGKPRDKNIRGLAWVVIKWAIAASPRVIMLENVEEFKTWGPLDENGHPIEDRKGETFQAFIAVLSTGLKDKDHPAWKEIEESLGKYFDKEKLEKGLGYMVDWKELRACDYGAPTIRKRFFLIAKRDGGLIVWPKQTHGDPNSPAVKSGKLKPWKTAAEIIDWSMPCPSIFDRKKPLAENTMKRIARGIQKFVIENPRPFIIKVNHTGEDFRGQEINEPLQTVTAKNGWGIVSPTLIQTGYGEREGQEPRVPGLDKPLGTVVAGGIKHALVTPFVVGAGGPEYMAKPAPVDEPVRTIVTENHRALVSAFLAKHYGGNYDGPGADMIEPLPTVTTVDHNAVVTSHLIKMYGTNTGSSVTEPVPTVTAGGLHIGEVRAFLLKYYSTATGQPIEEPLHTVTTKDRIGLVTVEGQDYQIVDIGMRMLEPRELFAAQSFPDDYIIDRDADGKKYSKAAQVARCGNAVPPKLVKAIVRVNVPEMCINNKVA; encoded by the coding sequence ATGAACGAAATCATCGTAGATAATTTCGCCGGCGGGGGCGGCGCCAGCACTGGCATAGAAATGGCCATTGGTCGATCCGTTGATATTGCAATCAATCACGACCCGGCGGCGATCGCCATGCATAAAGCAAACCATCCCACGACCAAACACTACTGCGAATCAGTTTGGGATGTTGACCCTGTGGAGGCGGCGGCCGGTCGACCGGTGGGTCTGGCCTGGTTTAGTCCGGATTGTAAGCATTTCAGTAAGGCCAAGGGCGGAAAACCGCGGGACAAAAACATACGAGGTTTGGCGTGGGTAGTCATTAAATGGGCAATTGCAGCATCACCCAGAGTCATAATGCTTGAAAACGTTGAAGAGTTCAAAACCTGGGGACCTCTTGACGAGAATGGCCATCCCATTGAAGACAGAAAGGGAGAGACATTCCAAGCCTTTATAGCAGTTTTGAGCACGGGGTTGAAAGATAAAGATCATCCTGCTTGGAAAGAAATTGAGGAAAGCCTCGGAAAGTATTTTGACAAGGAAAAGCTCGAAAAAGGGCTAGGATACATGGTCGACTGGAAAGAGCTTCGCGCATGTGACTATGGCGCACCGACCATTCGTAAAAGGTTTTTCTTGATTGCCAAGCGCGATGGTGGTCTTATCGTTTGGCCGAAGCAAACCCACGGCGACCCGAATAGCCCAGCGGTCAAGAGTGGCAAGTTGAAGCCATGGAAAACGGCAGCCGAGATCATCGATTGGTCGATGCCATGTCCAAGCATTTTTGACCGAAAAAAGCCCCTTGCCGAGAACACCATGAAACGGATCGCCCGGGGGATTCAGAAGTTCGTCATTGAGAATCCACGGCCATTCATTATCAAAGTCAATCATACCGGCGAGGATTTCCGTGGGCAGGAAATCAACGAACCACTGCAAACGGTGACGGCAAAAAACGGATGGGGGATTGTAAGCCCGACTCTCATACAAACCGGGTATGGGGAAAGAGAGGGGCAGGAACCGCGTGTTCCAGGGTTGGATAAACCATTAGGTACCGTCGTCGCCGGAGGAATTAAACACGCACTTGTAACACCGTTTGTTGTTGGTGCCGGAGGTCCGGAGTATATGGCGAAGCCCGCTCCGGTGGATGAACCGGTACGAACGATTGTAACTGAGAATCATCGGGCTCTTGTATCAGCATTCCTTGCCAAGCATTACGGTGGAAATTATGACGGACCGGGAGCGGATATGATTGAACCATTGCCAACGGTGACCACCGTTGATCATAATGCCGTCGTAACAAGCCATTTAATCAAAATGTACGGGACCAATACTGGATCATCTGTGACCGAACCGGTGCCGACGGTAACGGCCGGCGGGTTACATATCGGAGAGGTCCGCGCTTTTTTACTCAAATATTATAGTACAGCGACCGGCCAACCAATTGAAGAACCGCTTCATACTGTAACAACTAAAGATCGAATCGGACTCGTCACGGTCGAAGGCCAGGATTACCAAATTGTTGATATAGGGATGAGGATGCTGGAACCGCGAGAATTGTTCGCAGCTCAGAGTTTCCCCGATGATTACATCATAGATCGGGATGCGGATGGGAAGAAGTATTCCAAAGCCGCGCAGGTAGCCAGATGTGGGAACGCGGTACCGCCGAAACTTGTAAAGGCAATTGTCAGAGTCAATGTACCGGAAATGTGTATCAATAACAAGGTGGCGTGA
- a CDS encoding MT-A70 family methyltransferase gives MKYSAILVDPPWQYRVFDDSDAAHGAAKSHYPTMTLEQIKSLPVSNLAAENCILFLWVTPPCLEEGLEVIRAWGFRYKTKAFNWVKVYPGGKLVLGLGHYTRANSEDCLLAVKGRPKISNRDVSQIIWENVPETIVAPVREHSRKPDEQYSRIERLTGGPYLELFARQRWPEWDVWGNQVESDIEMEAIAYGRPQKESA, from the coding sequence ATGAAATACTCTGCAATTTTGGTTGATCCGCCGTGGCAATATCGAGTGTTTGACGATTCCGACGCGGCCCACGGCGCCGCGAAATCGCATTATCCCACGATGACTTTGGAACAGATTAAGTCGCTGCCAGTTTCAAACCTGGCAGCCGAGAATTGTATCCTTTTCCTCTGGGTGACGCCCCCTTGTCTTGAAGAAGGATTGGAAGTTATTCGAGCCTGGGGATTCAGATACAAAACGAAAGCTTTCAACTGGGTCAAGGTTTATCCTGGCGGAAAGCTGGTGCTGGGCCTTGGACACTACACCCGGGCCAACTCGGAGGACTGCCTTCTGGCAGTGAAAGGGAGACCCAAGATTTCAAATCGGGACGTATCGCAGATTATTTGGGAAAACGTCCCGGAAACCATCGTTGCGCCGGTACGGGAACATAGCCGGAAGCCGGATGAGCAGTACAGCCGGATCGAACGACTAACTGGCGGCCCATACTTGGAACTCTTCGCCCGGCAGCGGTGGCCGGAGTGGGACGTTTGGGGAAACCAAGTTGAATCAGATATTGAGATGGAGGCGATTGCCTATGGAAGACCTCAAAAAGAAAGTGCTTAA
- a CDS encoding MmcB family DNA repair protein, which produces MKSWKHNELAEDLGNVKQTNFLDIPLGSVTMEFNTQRADVLEVKPSYTRFCVSIYEVKISRADFQSDVRSGKWRGYLDHCHRFYFAVPAGMVEKQEVPPEAGLIVRGETGWSTLKAAKPRNIEIPYTTLLSLIFARQRINHSGLARERLYKLERYNQTKSFYKALGQRLGDALRNKDEYEMAKSNFERHTERVHELIREGLGENHYWPEWELRNLVRQIKEKAKAS; this is translated from the coding sequence ATGAAAAGCTGGAAGCACAACGAACTCGCCGAAGACTTAGGAAATGTCAAGCAAACCAACTTTCTAGACATCCCACTGGGCAGCGTGACCATGGAGTTCAACACCCAACGGGCGGATGTTCTAGAGGTTAAACCCTCATATACCCGGTTTTGTGTATCCATTTATGAGGTAAAAATCTCCCGGGCCGATTTTCAGAGCGACGTTCGCAGTGGAAAATGGCGCGGCTATCTCGATCATTGCCATAGATTCTACTTTGCGGTCCCAGCCGGTATGGTTGAGAAACAAGAGGTTCCCCCAGAGGCCGGACTCATTGTTCGGGGCGAAACCGGATGGTCAACTCTAAAAGCGGCGAAACCCCGCAACATAGAAATACCCTATACAACCTTGTTAAGTCTCATCTTTGCCAGGCAACGGATAAACCATTCCGGCCTTGCCCGAGAACGGCTCTATAAATTGGAACGGTACAATCAGACAAAGAGTTTTTACAAAGCCCTTGGGCAACGCCTGGGGGACGCCTTGCGAAATAAAGATGAATACGAGATGGCGAAAAGCAATTTCGAACGCCATACTGAGCGGGTCCATGAACTCATCCGAGAAGGATTAGGCGAAAACCACTATTGGCCGGAATGGGAACTACGGAATTTAGTCAGACAGATTAAGGAAAAGGCTAAAGCATCTTGA
- the dnaB gene encoding replicative DNA helicase, producing MSYIPPQNIEAEQSLLGSCLLLGQKAVDEASLIITEADFYRETHRMIWEVIQRLSTQNIPIDIISVSEAFGNRLGKIGGRQYLLQLANATPTLSNIPIYAGIIKSKSLARLKIAECQETIKQLVNEEDPTEIISKSMLSDMRILNQGKKDSIERVSDRLFEVYDKIGESKGKNGITGVPTGYPDLDRIGGGLQVGMIVLAARPSMGKTTFAMNIARNVALAGNKALIFSLEMTKEQLIRKFLAMESGLNSKLFNNAGEIQEEQWKQLARGLNSLQEAGIFIDDTSGVKASQILIKARRFKSLNPDLGLIVIDYMGLIAPESNKGNTNEKIGEISKIIKTMSKELNLPVLILAQLNRGVETRDDKIPTLADLRDSGNIEQDADAVMFLYREDYYNNPEEGAPDPSETFVIMRKNRLDGGIGAAKLIYFKAVQRFTSIARPDLKEAC from the coding sequence ATGAGTTACATACCACCCCAGAACATCGAGGCCGAACAGTCACTATTGGGAAGTTGCTTGCTCTTAGGGCAAAAGGCAGTCGATGAAGCCAGTCTGATTATCACCGAGGCCGATTTTTACCGGGAAACCCATCGGATGATCTGGGAGGTCATTCAGCGATTATCGACGCAAAATATCCCTATCGACATTATCTCGGTCTCAGAAGCATTTGGGAACCGGCTTGGCAAAATAGGCGGCCGACAGTATCTGCTGCAGTTGGCGAATGCTACACCGACACTATCAAACATCCCCATTTACGCGGGGATTATTAAAAGCAAAAGCCTGGCCCGGCTTAAAATTGCCGAATGCCAAGAGACTATTAAGCAGCTGGTAAACGAAGAAGACCCAACGGAGATCATCTCCAAATCCATGCTTTCGGACATGCGGATCCTTAACCAGGGGAAGAAAGATTCCATTGAGCGGGTATCGGATCGATTGTTCGAGGTTTACGACAAAATCGGCGAAAGCAAAGGTAAAAATGGTATTACTGGGGTTCCTACCGGATACCCGGATTTGGACCGGATCGGCGGCGGATTGCAGGTTGGAATGATTGTTCTAGCGGCCCGGCCCAGCATGGGCAAGACCACTTTCGCTATGAATATCGCCCGTAATGTGGCGTTGGCCGGGAATAAGGCCCTCATTTTTAGCCTGGAAATGACTAAGGAACAGCTCATCCGAAAATTCTTAGCCATGGAATCCGGCTTGAATTCAAAGCTATTTAATAATGCCGGAGAAATCCAGGAAGAGCAATGGAAGCAATTGGCCAGGGGATTAAATTCATTGCAGGAAGCCGGGATCTTCATCGACGATACGAGCGGGGTAAAGGCCAGCCAAATACTCATCAAGGCGCGTCGTTTTAAATCACTCAATCCCGATCTTGGATTGATCGTCATTGACTATATGGGGCTCATTGCTCCGGAATCGAATAAGGGGAACACCAACGAAAAGATAGGCGAGATATCGAAGATTATCAAAACCATGTCGAAAGAGCTGAATTTACCGGTTTTGATTTTGGCTCAATTAAACCGGGGAGTTGAAACTAGGGACGATAAAATACCAACATTGGCCGATCTGCGTGACTCTGGAAATATCGAGCAGGACGCAGATGCCGTGATGTTTCTTTATCGGGAAGATTATTACAACAATCCGGAAGAAGGAGCGCCGGATCCGTCCGAAACTTTTGTGATCATGAGAAAGAACAGACTGGACGGTGGGATTGGGGCAGCGAAACTGATCTATTTCAAAGCGGTGCAAAGGTTTACATCCATAGCAAGACCTGACTTGAAGGAGGCGTGTTGA
- a CDS encoding helix-turn-helix domain-containing protein yields the protein MTFGARLKSLRNAKTLSQMKVSDATGIPQTTLSDLENDKYLPDIEQILKIAGALGTTTSYLLGESQNSAA from the coding sequence ATGACGTTTGGTGCAAGATTGAAATCGCTCAGAAACGCTAAAACCTTATCCCAGATGAAAGTATCTGATGCAACCGGTATTCCTCAGACAACCCTCAGCGATTTGGAAAACGATAAATATTTGCCTGACATTGAACAGATTCTTAAAATCGCCGGCGCGTTGGGGACAACCACTTCTTACCTTTTGGGGGAATCACAAAATTCAGCAGCATGA
- a CDS encoding AbrB/MazE/SpoVT family DNA-binding domain-containing protein, with product MLKATGIVRRVDELGRVVIPKEIRKVNNWREGDSLEIFVDDDAKVILKKYSPIASIVDINSYVESLAEVTGLSVIATDSMGVISSANIANEASLELSKEVLEAIEAGEDVQFQAPIRKGGKSYSLLVAPVIRNNDSVGAVILISNREIREPDAKAASLIANIIGSRMAG from the coding sequence ATGTTAAAAGCTACAGGGATTGTAAGACGGGTTGATGAGTTGGGACGCGTCGTTATACCGAAAGAGATTCGCAAGGTGAACAATTGGCGCGAGGGAGATTCCCTGGAGATATTCGTCGATGACGATGCAAAGGTGATCCTTAAGAAATATTCACCGATAGCATCCATCGTGGATATTAATTCATATGTTGAATCTCTGGCCGAAGTTACTGGTTTGAGTGTAATTGCAACGGATTCAATGGGGGTCATTTCATCGGCAAACATTGCAAATGAAGCTTCCCTGGAGCTTTCAAAAGAAGTGCTGGAGGCGATCGAGGCCGGGGAAGACGTTCAATTCCAAGCGCCCATCCGAAAAGGGGGAAAGAGTTATTCGCTTTTGGTCGCTCCGGTAATTCGTAACAACGACTCAGTCGGGGCCGTGATACTCATTTCCAATCGAGAGATCAGGGAACCGGACGCGAAAGCCGCATCTTTGATCGCCAATATTATTGGGTCCCGAATGGCGGGATAA
- the dnaN gene encoding DNA polymerase III subunit beta — MKLICNQGELSEVLSIVSRAASGRTYPILESILIDATGSEVTCSATNMELAIKMSVPQIEVLDSGSILVSGKILTDIVRKLPAGKVEIATTDSGAMIKSGKSKFNLPVIPADQFIQLKEPSGAQFFVNADELKTAIKQTIFATVADDPRPFISSALFETTADKLTIVATDVNRLAVREVPISGGPELTFLLSAKSLKELMGIIRGQIALSVDSNQFFVMAEGLTVSCQLVNAQYPKYRQVIPKESSGKVMMERREFIRSLERTSLISDSAKFEITADRMFISSRESDRGEFREEVEVQKSGQDYVSGFNTKFLLEFAKAVDAKEIEMSYSDPLRPALLKAGNDDYFNVVMPMKL, encoded by the coding sequence ATGAAACTGATTTGCAACCAAGGCGAGCTAAGCGAAGTCCTATCCATTGTTTCCCGGGCCGCATCGGGCCGGACCTATCCGATCTTGGAGAGCATCCTGATTGATGCTACCGGCTCCGAAGTCACTTGTTCGGCCACGAATATGGAGTTAGCGATCAAAATGTCAGTTCCCCAAATTGAAGTCCTCGATTCCGGAAGCATTCTGGTTTCCGGAAAAATCCTGACCGATATTGTCCGGAAACTTCCGGCCGGGAAAGTGGAGATCGCGACTACTGATTCCGGCGCCATGATCAAAAGCGGGAAATCCAAATTTAATCTGCCGGTTATCCCGGCCGACCAATTTATTCAACTCAAAGAACCGAGCGGGGCTCAATTCTTCGTGAACGCCGACGAATTGAAAACAGCGATCAAACAAACCATATTTGCCACCGTCGCCGACGATCCCCGCCCGTTCATCAGCTCGGCCCTGTTTGAAACCACGGCCGACAAATTGACCATCGTTGCAACCGATGTTAACCGGCTGGCCGTCCGGGAGGTTCCGATATCAGGCGGCCCGGAATTGACCTTTTTATTGTCCGCAAAGTCCCTAAAGGAACTCATGGGGATCATCCGGGGACAAATCGCGCTCTCGGTGGATTCAAACCAGTTTTTCGTCATGGCTGAAGGACTCACGGTTAGCTGCCAACTGGTGAATGCTCAGTATCCCAAATACCGCCAGGTGATTCCGAAAGAGTCCTCCGGCAAAGTGATGATGGAACGCCGGGAGTTCATTCGTTCCCTGGAGCGGACCAGCCTGATATCGGATTCGGCGAAGTTCGAAATCACCGCGGATCGGATGTTCATATCCTCCCGGGAATCCGATCGCGGAGAGTTCCGGGAAGAAGTGGAGGTCCAAAAGTCTGGACAGGATTACGTAAGCGGGTTCAATACCAAGTTTCTGCTGGAGTTTGCGAAAGCCGTCGATGCCAAGGAGATTGAGATGAGCTATAGCGATCCATTGCGTCCGGCGCTGCTGAAAGCTGGGAACGATGACTATTTCAACGTCGTGATGCCGATGAAACTTTAG
- a CDS encoding single-stranded DNA-binding protein has protein sequence MNHIALIGRLTRDPELRYTPNGVAVSNFDLAVDRPVPNQQGERETDFIRIIAWNKLAENVANYVKKGRLVGVEGRLQIRSYETQDGQKRRVAEVVASQVQFLDRGRDDSAAAGNG, from the coding sequence TTGAACCATATTGCCTTGATTGGACGCTTGACCCGGGACCCTGAGCTCCGTTATACGCCGAATGGCGTTGCCGTATCGAATTTTGACTTGGCCGTAGATCGGCCGGTACCGAACCAGCAAGGAGAGCGAGAGACGGATTTCATCCGAATTATTGCATGGAACAAGCTTGCCGAGAACGTTGCCAATTACGTCAAAAAAGGGCGACTCGTGGGGGTCGAAGGCCGGCTGCAGATTCGGAGCTATGAAACGCAGGATGGGCAGAAAAGGCGAGTGGCCGAGGTCGTGGCCAGTCAGGTCCAGTTTTTGGACAGGGGCCGGGATGATTCCGCGGCGGCCGGGAATGGGTAG
- a CDS encoding RecB family exonuclease, translating to MTSESALMNGLLPVMKSESEEPTRPHISVSQLNMYLRCPAQYMFKYIYGIKTPARSFLIKGKAIHKGIEHNFRQKKETHQDIKLAEVLDITTDEFDHLRIETKWTPDEKPDQIRAETIELATMYHTKIAPFIQPDLIEERITISFDELDWDLTGVIDLGDKQGFIHDTKTAKKSPTPGEADKSLQLTAYYLLYRAFTGKEPAGCKLDYLVQTKNPKVVSLESKRTEREIARFRNIARTVITAIDNGNFYPNPNNMMCSEENCDYWGICHRDF from the coding sequence ATGACCAGTGAATCGGCATTGATGAATGGTTTGTTGCCCGTCATGAAAAGCGAAAGCGAGGAACCGACCCGGCCACATATCAGCGTATCACAGCTCAATATGTATCTACGGTGCCCGGCCCAGTACATGTTCAAATACATCTACGGTATTAAGACTCCGGCTCGGTCTTTCCTAATCAAAGGGAAGGCCATCCATAAGGGAATCGAACATAACTTCCGCCAGAAGAAAGAGACCCATCAGGACATAAAGCTGGCGGAAGTGCTGGACATCACCACGGATGAATTTGATCACCTTCGCATCGAGACGAAGTGGACCCCTGATGAAAAACCGGACCAGATCCGGGCCGAGACAATTGAGTTAGCGACCATGTATCATACCAAAATCGCGCCATTCATCCAACCGGACCTGATCGAGGAGCGGATCACCATCTCTTTTGATGAATTGGACTGGGATCTAACTGGGGTCATTGACTTAGGAGACAAGCAGGGCTTCATCCACGACACCAAGACGGCCAAGAAGTCACCGACCCCGGGGGAAGCCGACAAGAGTCTGCAATTGACCGCCTATTATCTGCTCTACCGAGCCTTTACCGGGAAGGAGCCGGCCGGCTGCAAACTGGATTACTTAGTTCAAACCAAGAATCCCAAGGTGGTCTCCCTGGAATCCAAGCGGACCGAGCGGGAGATCGCCCGCTTTCGGAACATCGCCAGGACAGTGATCACAGCCATCGATAACGGCAACTTCTATCCGAACCCGAACAACATGATGTGCTCCGAAGAGAATTGCGACTACTGGGGCATCTGCCATCGAGATTTTTGA
- a CDS encoding helix-turn-helix domain-containing protein, which produces MNCRRNQGDVCRSSREQTPKFTIERAAEKLGVDSRTLRRYEAGETEVPEDILIAMSKIYGDPLLPWNYWTRSSLIAKHYGMKPFEENNVYAAALSAADDLNQLSQRRERFIEIMKDACVIENEHNDFREIDATAADCAKKMIYLRFVAAKKEKTATAMAV; this is translated from the coding sequence ATGAACTGCCGGAGGAATCAAGGAGATGTCTGCAGGTCAAGCCGGGAACAAACCCCAAAGTTCACTATTGAGCGGGCTGCAGAAAAACTCGGGGTGGACTCGCGAACATTACGGCGCTATGAGGCTGGGGAAACCGAGGTCCCGGAAGACATTTTAATTGCGATGTCGAAGATATACGGGGACCCGCTCTTACCGTGGAATTACTGGACTCGTAGCAGCTTAATTGCCAAGCATTACGGTATGAAGCCCTTCGAAGAAAACAATGTATATGCCGCGGCGCTCAGCGCTGCCGACGATTTGAATCAACTTTCGCAAAGACGGGAGCGATTCATTGAAATCATGAAAGACGCTTGCGTAATTGAGAACGAACATAACGATTTCCGGGAGATTGACGCAACAGCGGCGGATTGTGCCAAGAAGATGATATATTTACGGTTTGTCGCCGCCAAAAAAGAAAAAACCGCCACTGCTATGGCGGTCTAA
- a CDS encoding helix-turn-helix domain-containing protein: protein MNIGQRIKQLREQQNMSVSALAKLAGISQPNLWRIENEGQQPTFDILERIINALGMTLSDFFKDNSPSLEPDLRRLLQAAEKLTPEQRELLQRFLDAILDEKGVGRE, encoded by the coding sequence ATGAATATTGGACAACGGATCAAACAATTAAGAGAACAACAAAATATGAGCGTTAGCGCTTTGGCTAAATTAGCAGGAATTTCCCAGCCTAATTTATGGCGAATTGAAAACGAAGGGCAACAACCCACTTTTGACATCCTTGAGCGAATTATCAACGCTTTGGGTATGACGCTTTCTGACTTTTTCAAAGACAATTCTCCTTCTCTGGAACCTGATTTGCGACGGTTACTGCAAGCTGCTGAAAAACTTACGCCGGAGCAGCGGGAACTATTGCAAAGATTTCTAGATGCCATACTTGATGAGAAAGGAGTCGGCCGAGAATGA
- a CDS encoding DUF559 domain-containing protein, translating into MEFTDMLNTFDPEIQQHMLGLFFRDMLIYKAKLQKCESPIEKLFALYFLYGEREQGFGDSAMVLIEPQYEIHLNSTTYRVDFLISVQISGQFVRLIVECDGHDFHERTKAQARYDRRRERRLKASGYEVIRFTGSEIVADPYKCVTETMELMKQMALNNTAKCINQ; encoded by the coding sequence TTGGAATTCACGGATATGCTTAATACTTTTGACCCGGAAATTCAGCAACATATGCTTGGACTATTCTTTCGAGACATGCTGATTTATAAAGCTAAACTTCAAAAATGCGAATCACCAATTGAAAAACTGTTTGCTTTGTATTTCCTATACGGGGAACGCGAGCAAGGCTTTGGAGATTCCGCCATGGTTTTAATCGAACCTCAATATGAAATTCACCTAAACAGCACGACATATCGAGTTGATTTTTTAATCTCCGTGCAGATTTCGGGACAATTTGTTAGGCTTATCGTCGAGTGCGATGGTCATGATTTTCATGAGCGGACCAAAGCACAAGCCCGGTACGATCGGCGCCGCGAACGAAGGTTGAAGGCTTCCGGCTATGAAGTGATCCGGTTTACCGGGTCCGAAATTGTAGCTGACCCATATAAGTGTGTCACGGAAACCATGGAGTTGATGAAACAGATGGCTTTGAACAATACGGCGAAGTGCATAAACCAGTAA